CGATTACCACCCCGCAAACGCCGTAAGCAAACGTTTCAAAGTGATCCATGGCCTGCATCCGGCTTTCCACCACCTGCTGAATGGCCATGACCTGCGCGTTGGGCAGGGCCATGGCAATGTGCGCCACCATCTCGTCGATGGGGCATCCATGGCAAAGGGCGGCCACCTCGGCCATGGAAATCTGCCCTTCCTTGTCCAGGATGCGCTGCGCCGTGCGCAGGGGGGTGAACAACAACTGATCATCCTGGGAACCTGAAGGCTCCAGCACCCCGGAAACCAGCAAGTCGCGGCCCTCGATCCGCAGGGTGTCACCACCGGCAATGCCGAGCAGTCGGGCCGCATCCGCGCCCAGAAGCACCTGATTCTCATGGCTTGGAGCCGAGCCCAGGATCCGCCACCACGGCTTCAAAACCGGCGTGGAATCGAAATCCAGGCCGGTCAGGAGCACGTCATGGCCGTTGGCCGTGACCACGCCGAGAACCACCGGCCCCAGGGCGGCAATGTTCTGGCTGTAAGGTATGGTATAAACCTGTTGCAGCTCGTCTTCATGAATTTTGCGCACGTCGAAGGAGACTCCCCCAAGGGAGATCCCGCCATAGCTTAGGACCAAGCTGTCGCTTTGCGGCAGGATGACGATGTTCGCGCCATACTGCTCCAATTGCAGGAGCATGTTGAAGGAAACCGCTTGGCGCAGGCCGAGCAGGGCAACGACCGTGGCCACGGCAATCAGCAGCCCGGTGAGCACGAAAGCGGCTTTGGCCTTCCGGCGCTTGATGTTGGCAATGGCAATGGCGTTCAGGTTCATCCTCGTGCTCCCTCTGGTCCGAAGTCAAAATAACGTCGTCCCTCCAGAACGTCGCTTGCCCGGATGACCAGATTGCCGTCACGGACCACGCTGGGTAACGGTGAGGGATTGCAGCCGCCACGAAGCTCGCCAATGCTCCGGGAAGGAAAGCGCATGTTGCAGTAGCGGCAGATCATCACGTCTCCATCCTGAACATACCCCAGGTTCGCCTGCCAGCAGGCATCGCACGCATCAAAAGCCGTACGGATCACACCCTCAGATGTGCGCAAGGCAAAATATCTGATTGCCAACCCGTCCTCGGCGCGTAAAACAAAGTATCGGGCTTGCCCATCCGTGAACATCGCCGCGGTATGCACCAGTTCCCCGTTCTCCGGCGTGACCGGAGTGGCTTCCACGGCCTTGTCCTTTGTCTCGGAATGGGTGAAAAGTAAAATTATTGAAAACACGGCGACCAGAAGCATGGAGCAAATCGCCAGGACGACCTTCCGCGATCCGGTACCGGAACTCTGATCTGTTGGAGAGCCCAAAACAGCGGCCTTTTTCGCGGCACGCCGGGATGCGGAGGAGGTTTGATTGGAAAGGGTTTTGGAACGATTTTGGTCCTTTTGAGTGGTCATTACAGCCTCCCATGTCACCATGCACGCAACTTGCTTGGTGAATGCATTCAGGTTGATTCGTGATCAAATCCGAGCATTGAAGTAAGGATTTCGATTCATCTTGGCAAGTCCGCCAGAAAACCTTTTTGGAAACTTTTTTGGAGAAAGCGAGTATGTCCAATCAGTCATCATGGCCGGAAATCGCCGCCGAGCAACTCCGAACCATGCGGCAGCAAGGCCCCCTTGTGCACAACATCACCAATTTCGTGGTCATGGGCGTGACCGCCAACGTGCTTCTGGCCCAGGGGGCCTATCCGGTAATGGCCCACGCCCCTGAGGAGGTGGAGGAGATGACCTCCCTGGCAAGTGCCCTGGCCCTGAATATCGGCACCCTGAGTGAACACTGGGTGCAGGCCATGCTTCTGGCGGGAAAAAAGGCCAATGCGTTGAACAAGCCGGTGGTTCTGGACCCGGTGGGGGCGGGGGCGACCCGTTATCGGACGAAGACCGTGAGTCGGATTCTGGACACTGTGCGGATTTCCGTGCTCCGCGGCAATCCATCCGAAATCTTGGCTGTTTCCGGGGCTCAAGGGGGAGCGAGGGGCGTGGACGCAGTGCACGAAGTGGAGGAAATCATCCATACGGCCCAGGATTTGGCCGTCAATCTGGGTTGCGTGGTGGCGGTTTCCGGAGAGCGGGATCTGATCACGGACGGCCGGAGCACGGTCCGTCTTTGCGGGGGCTCTGCCCTGATGACCAAGATCACGGGCATGGGCTGTGCCCTGAGTTCCACGGTGGCCGCTTTTGTCGGCGCGGGAGGCGAGGCTCTGGCCGGGGCCGTGGGTGCCATGGCCCTGTACAATGTGGCCGGAGAGCTGGCCGCCCAGAAATCCACGGGACCGGGCAGCTTTGAACCGGCCTTCCTGGACATTCTGGCCCTGGTCGGGGATGATCAGATGCTGCGGGCGGAGGCCTTCTCCGTTTAATCAAAACTGCCAAAGGACGTGACCGCATGGCTCGAAAAAAACGATCCGAGGACGTGACCTCGGAAAGCGTGTTGCGGGCGTTTCGCAAGGCCCGCACTCCCCTGGCATACGCTGAATTGTCCCAGCTTTTGGGCGTGGGCAAGCGGCAGCGGGAGGAATTGGATGAGGCGCTGAGCCGGCTGGTTCGGGAAGGCCGGCTCATTCGGATGCGCGACGCCTACGGCATGGCCGAGAACATGCAAATCATCACCGGAGAGCTGGAAATCCAGCGCTCCGGAGTGGGATTTGTGCTTCCGGACGACAGTCGTCGAAAGGACGTCTTCGTGGGTAGCCGGAATCAGGGCGACGCCCGCCACGGCGACAAGGTGGCCGTGGCTCTGCTGCCCAAACGGCGCGGCCGCAATCCCGAGGGCCGAGTGGTCCGGGTGCTGGAACGCAAGACCGAGATCTACGCCGTGCGGATCCTGGATGCCAGGAGTCGGGGTCAGTGGTTGGCCCAGGCCACGGATCCCAAGCTGGGCTTTCATCTTCTCCTGACCTCCTCTGATCCGGATCTGCAGCCGCGCAAGAACGACATTGTCCTGGCCCGGATCGGCGAACGGCTGGAGGAGCACCTCTGGTCCGGCACCATCAAGTCCGT
This is a stretch of genomic DNA from Desulfonatronum thioautotrophicum. It encodes these proteins:
- a CDS encoding ABC transporter permease, whose product is MNLNAIAIANIKRRKAKAAFVLTGLLIAVATVVALLGLRQAVSFNMLLQLEQYGANIVILPQSDSLVLSYGGISLGGVSFDVRKIHEDELQQVYTIPYSQNIAALGPVVLGVVTANGHDVLLTGLDFDSTPVLKPWWRILGSAPSHENQVLLGADAARLLGIAGGDTLRIEGRDLLVSGVLEPSGSQDDQLLFTPLRTAQRILDKEGQISMAEVAALCHGCPIDEMVAHIAMALPNAQVMAIQQVVESRMQAMDHFETFAYGVCGVVIVVSGLMVLVSMMGNVRERAAEIGVFRAIGYRRRHVMRIIFLEAGILALVGGALGYALGQVVMRLTLPLFTIGDAQAVHHHGGHGDLLLPVLAVGLAVVVGLAASVYPALMASRMDPNEALRAI
- a CDS encoding DUF2318 domain-containing protein, with protein sequence MTTQKDQNRSKTLSNQTSSASRRAAKKAAVLGSPTDQSSGTGSRKVVLAICSMLLVAVFSIILLFTHSETKDKAVEATPVTPENGELVHTAAMFTDGQARYFVLRAEDGLAIRYFALRTSEGVIRTAFDACDACWQANLGYVQDGDVMICRYCNMRFPSRSIGELRGGCNPSPLPSVVRDGNLVIRASDVLEGRRYFDFGPEGARG
- the thiM gene encoding hydroxyethylthiazole kinase, translating into MSNQSSWPEIAAEQLRTMRQQGPLVHNITNFVVMGVTANVLLAQGAYPVMAHAPEEVEEMTSLASALALNIGTLSEHWVQAMLLAGKKANALNKPVVLDPVGAGATRYRTKTVSRILDTVRISVLRGNPSEILAVSGAQGGARGVDAVHEVEEIIHTAQDLAVNLGCVVAVSGERDLITDGRSTVRLCGGSALMTKITGMGCALSSTVAAFVGAGGEALAGAVGAMALYNVAGELAAQKSTGPGSFEPAFLDILALVGDDQMLRAEAFSV